One Narcine bancroftii isolate sNarBan1 chromosome 3, sNarBan1.hap1, whole genome shotgun sequence DNA window includes the following coding sequences:
- the slc26a1 gene encoding sulfate anion transporter 1, which translates to MESEAQLTKMDLNLESQLQIERTVKKVDTKKAIKRYLQKNCSCSFNKLKNLITGFFPVLYWLPRYNLKEWILGDTISGLLVAVVIVPQSIAYALLAGLETSSSLYASFFSCIIYFLMGTSRHISVGIFSLICLLVGQVVDRELLLAGFEVDEDSQVTPLMTNNANNWNISSENTSMRMNVTIPGLLNIECDRKCYAVSVSAALTFMCGVYQLLMAIFHLGFVSKYLSEPLLDGFATGASITIVTMQVKYLIGVKLPRSHGPGSVVVTWINIFKNIHKTNFCDLITTAICLPLLIASKELGERYKDKLKFPFPMELTLVVVATMISHFVNLNEIYGSSITGPIPTGFLPPTAPSLYLLPRVAIDAITLAIISFAFTISLSELFAKKHGYTIQANQETYALGFCNLIQSFFHSYASSATLVKTLVKDSSGCQTQLSSLVSAVLVLMLLLFLAPVFYSLQKCVLASIIIVSLRGALMKFRDLPKLWKMSKIDTMVWWVTMLSVTLISTELGLFTGVTFSILCVIVRTQVPRTALLGRMQDSTLYEDQAEYNNLLSLPQIKIFRFEAALYYANKDYFMSSLMRKVGLNPILEMAKQKKAANKQIEKKKVGKTFNGNINQEQPVVLKELIPKLYNFHTIILDCSTIQFLDTVGINTMKTVLKDYDEIGIRVLLANCNPSVIDSLNRGEYFGENCKEMNTLLFYSVHTAVQYAEAKQSALGNSSV; encoded by the exons ATGGAAAGCGAAGCACAACTGACTAAAATGGACctaaatttagaatctcaacttcaGATTGAAAGGACTGTGAAAAAAGTTGACACGAAGAAAGCAATTAAAAGGTATCTGCAAAAAAACTGTTCATGTTCATTCAATAAGCTTAAAAACCTAATAACTGGTTTCTTCCCTGTCCTTTATTGGCTCCCAAGATACAACCTCaaagaatggattttaggtgataCCATTTCAGGTTTGCTCGTTGCTGTTGTCATAGTTCCTCAATCAATAGCATACGCGTTACTTGCTGGTCTAGAAACCAGCTCCAGTTTGTATGCATCATTTTTCTCTTGCATTATTTATTTCTTGATGGGTACTTCACGCCATATTTCAGTGGGCATTTTCAGCTTAATATGCCTCTTGGTGGGCCAAGTGGTCGATCGAGAACTACTTCTGGCTGGATTCGAAGTTGACGAAGATAGCCAAGTGACACCATTAATGACAAACAATGCAAATAACTGGAACATCAGTAGCGAGAATACATCCATGAGGATGAATGTCACTATTCCTGGATTACTAAATATTGAATGTGACAGAAAATGCTACGCTGTCAGTGTTTCGGCTGCCCTAACATTTATGTGCGGTGTTTATCAG TTACTGATGGCGATTTTCCACCTTGGATTTGTCTCTAAGTATCTATCCGAGCCCCTGTTGGATGGATTTGCAACTGGTGCCTCGATTACCATTGTAACAATGCAAGTCAAGTATCTAATTGGAGTGAAACTGCCACGTAGCCATGGACCTGGCAGTGTTGTTGTAACTTGGATAAACATTTTTAAGAACATTCATAAAACCAATTTTTGTGATCTGATAACCACTGCCATTTGTTTGCCTTTGTTAATTGCTTCCAAGGAATTGGGGGAACGATACAAGGACAAGCTTAAGTTTCCCTTCCCAATGGAACTAACTCTTGTTGTTGTAGCCACAATGATATCTCATTTTGTAAATCTAAATGAAATATATGGCTCAAGCATTACTGGTCCAATTCCCACTGGCTTCTTGCCGCCCACAGCTCCAAGTTTATATCTTTTACCAAGAGTTGCGATTGATGCTATAACACTTGCAATCATCAGCTTTGCCTTCACAATCTCATTGTCTGAGTTGTTTGCAAAGAAGCATGGATACACAATTCAAGCCAATCAAGAGACTTACGCTCTTGGATTCTGCAATTTAATTcaatcatttttccattcatatgcCTCCAGTGCAACTCTGGTTAAAACACTTGTTAAAGATTCCAGTGGATGTCAGACTCAGCTCTCCAGTCTTGTTAGTGCTGTACTGGTATTAATGCTGCTCCTTTTCTTAGCTCCTGTCTTCTATTCTTTGCAGAAGTGTGTTCTGGCAAGCATCATTATAGTCAGCCTAAGGGGAGCTCTTATGAAATTTCGTGACCTGCCAAAGTTATGGAAAATGAGCAAGATTGACACCATGGTTTGGTGGGTCACAATGCTGTCTGTAACTTTGATTAGCACTGAGCTTGGGCTTTTCACAGGGGTAACATTTTCCATTCTGTGTGTTATAGTGCGCACACAAGTACCTAGGACAGCTTTGTTAGGTCGAATGCAAGATTCAACTCTATATGAAGATCAAGCAGAATATAATAATCTTTTATCTCTTCCCCAAATTAAAATCTTTCGTTTTGAAGCTGCCTTGTATTATGCCAATAAAGATTACTTTATGTCTAGCCTAATGAGAAAGGTTGGTCTGAATCCTATTTTGGAGATGGCAAAGCAGAAAAAGGCAGCAAACAAACAAATAGAGAAAAAGAAAGTAGGAAAAACGTTCAATGGTAACATTAACCAAGAACAGCCTGTTGTCCTCAAAGAATTAATTCCTAAACTGTACAATTTTCATACCATTATTCTGGACTGTTCCACCATACAATTCTTGGATACAGTTGGTATAAATACAATGAAGACTGTCCTGAAGGATTACGATGAGATTGGTATTAGAGTCCTCCTGGCCAACTGCAATCCTTCAGTGATTGATTCATTGAATAGGGGAGAGTACTTTGGAGAAAACTGTAAGGAGATGAACACTTTGTTATTCTATAGTGTGCATACAGCTGTCCAGTATGCTGAAGCTAAGCAGTCTGCATTGGGTAATTCCTCTGTCTAA